One Microcaecilia unicolor chromosome 4, aMicUni1.1, whole genome shotgun sequence genomic region harbors:
- the LOC115468324 gene encoding olfactory receptor 52A5-like, with translation MFLNSTIMHPSIFILVGIPGLEALHYWIAIPFCVLYIIALLGNAAIVTIISATPSLHEPMFIFLAILALNDVLLCTSIVPKLLEIFWFNFREITFEACLAQMFFIHGFTTIESGILLAMAFDRYVAICNPLRYTSILSNKLIAKIGMALLVRATALVAPLPFLIMRFSLYKTNVISHSYCEHMAVVKLVQADTRINSAFGLFVAFSVLGLDVILISVSYFMIFRAVFSLPSKEAHLKAFNTCTSHICVFLMFYCLAFFSFLSHRYGKNIPTYIHLILSDLYLLLPPTLNPVVYGVKTKQIRERVLMLLF, from the coding sequence ATGTTTCTCAATTCTACCATCATGCACCCCTCCATCTTCATCCTCGTTGGGATTCCAGGCCTGGAGGCCCTTCACTACTGGATTGCCATCCCTTTCTGTGTCTTGTACATAATTGCACTACTTGGAAATGCCGCTATTGTGACTATCATCAGCGCCACCCCGAGCCTTCACGAGCCGATGTTCATATTCCTTGCCATATTGGCCCTCAATGATGTACTTTTATGCACGTCTATAGTACCAAAACTGTTGGAAATCTTTTGGTTTAATTTTAGAGAAATTACGTTTGAGGCCTGCCTTGCTCAGATGTTCTTTATTCACGGCTTCACAACTATAGAATCAGGAATTCTCTTAGCTATGGCCTTTGATCGCTACGTTGCAATCTGTAACCCTTTGAGATACACCTCCATACTGAGCAATAAGTTGATAGCGAAAATTGGAATGGCGCTTTTAGTCAGAGCGACAGCTCTCGTAGCCCCCTTGCCTTTCCTCATCATGCGATTCTCATTATATAAAACCAATGTTATCTCTCACTCTTATTGTGAGCACATGGCAGTAGTGAAGCTTGTGCAAGCAGACACAAGGATCAACAGTGCATTCGGTTTGTTTGTAGCCTTCTCGGTATTAGGATTAGATGTTATTCTTATTAGCGTGTCTTATTTCATGATCTTCCGAGCTGTCTTCAGCCTTCCATCCAAGGAAGCACACCTCAAGGCCTTCAACACCTGCACATCACATATTTGTGTCTTTTTAATGTTCTATTGTCTagctttcttctcttttttatCCCACAGGTATGGTAAAAATATTCCTACTTATATTCACTTGATTTTATCGGACTTGTACCTTCTCCTTCCACCAACACTAAATCCTGTGGTCTATGGTGTGAAGACCAAGCAGATTCGTGAACGGGTACTCATGCTCTTATTTTAA
- the LOC115468325 gene encoding olfactory receptor 52A5-like → MSSLNSTNMYPSIFILVGIPGLEALHYWIAIPFCVLYIIAVLGNGSIVTVITTTSSLYEPMFIFLSMLALNDILLCTSIVPKMLAIFWFKVKDITFDSCLAQMFFIHAFTGIESGILLAMAFDRYVAICNPLRYTSILTNNLMSKIGIILLVRAIILISPLLFLIKRFSQYNSNVISHSYCEHMAVVKLAQGDTRINSAYGLFVAFSILGLDVILISLSYVLIFRAVFNLPSKEAHLKAFNTCTSHICVFLMFYSLAFFSFLCHRYGKHIPSYIHMILSDLYLLLPPTLNPVVYGVKTKQIRERVLMLIFSSRHT, encoded by the coding sequence ATGTCATCTCTGAATTCTACCAACATGTATCCATCCATCTTCATCCTCGTTGGGATCCCAGGTCTGGAAGCTCTTCACTACTGGATCGCCATCCCTTTCTGTGTCTTGTACATAATTGCAGTCCTTGGAAACGGTTCTATCGTGACTGTTATTACCACCACCTCGAGTCTCTATGAGCCAATGTTCATCTTCCTCTCCATGCTTGCCCTCAATGACATACTTTTATGCACTTCGATAGTACCAAAGATGTTGGCTATCTTTTGGTTTAAGGTCAAGGATATTACATTTGATTCATGCCTTGCTCAGATGttctttattcatgccttcacgGGTATAGAATCAGGGATTCTCTTGGCCATGGCTTTTGATCGTTATGTTGCGATCTGCAATCCCCTGAGATATACTTCCATACTGACCAATAATTTGATGTCAAAAATTGGAATTATCCTTCTAGTCAGAGCCATAATTCTTATATCCCCCTTGCTCTTTCTTATTAAGCGATTCTCACAGTATAATAGCAATGTTATCTCCCATTCCTACTGTGAGCACATGGCAGTAGTGAAGCTTGCACAAGGAGACACGAGAATCAATAGTGCATACGGATTATTTGTTGCTTTCTCAATATTGGGATTAGATGTTATTCTTATTAGCCTGTCTTATGTTCTGATTTTTAGAGCTGTCTTCAATCTACCATCCAAGGAAGCACATCTCAAGGCCTTCAACACCTGCACATCACACATTTGTGTCTTTTTAATGTTCTACAGCCtagccttcttttcttttttatgtcaTCGATATGGGAAACATATTCCTTCTTATATTCATATGATCTTATCAGATCTATACCTGCTTCTCCCACCCACACTAAATCCCGTGGTATATGGCGTGAAGACCAAGCAGATTCGAGAGCGTGTACTCATGCTCATATTCTCATCTCGTCATACTTAA